From Ignavibacteriales bacterium, a single genomic window includes:
- a CDS encoding metallophosphoesterase: protein MKKLNSTLLIFILICFQTILSQTPNPVGQWKFDEPTNLTKSEIGTDLELVGSQESVEGPAAGNGAAKIGIGSYYKMTHGIIANGGGIRVNEYSIQIDFKIPANGTWYSFFQTNPANSDDGDCFINTTGNIGVAATGYSNMQVKNDEWYRLIVSVKNGLQYKYYLDGQLIQNGNVQVIDGRFSLNDVLLIFADNDGEDSEISCAELKIWNYSLSEQEIKNLGGFGHQTGIKQLVLHPYLQTPTPNSIYVCWHDTASAFTRVEYGTTEALGQTTTGTSEIISDPYRWHTVKLTGLQPNTSYFYKAVSGTGESKVYSFKTFPDSGFTGKIRILQFSDTHSNDTTMASKVIRAAKQKVEQLYGSDFQNQVNLVLHSGDLVVSGNAVNQFTDQYFAPFSPISPYVPIMTTIGNHEGESQFYYDYFHYDDFSFLPAPNAQNEKFYSFTIGNTAIISLNTNIVKSAGVLQKILVEAKLKEFENDPKIDFVFFIFHHMPFTELWVEALTFDAGPKWVLNELFPILKKYSKVQQVTYGHTHAFERGTIESDKDNGDFRIVCAGGGGGETDNWGEFINHDYPQIHVALDHYHFQLMEIDVAKKSYESSMYSLGNASKPLNSKLMDRWYRKLNQTAPGKPVANNPIKSTNNLVFNSSAYSGSDSLMSSRIQISDNPNFNPTVIDSISNWEDIYGVDSNFNPIDKNAGIDLTKLTLTKSHFADNKQYYYRVRYRDHNLRWSAWSDNVPFDISTGVEDNSVPTVYALQQNFPNPFNPTTTIHYQIPEAGFVSLKIYDILGKELFVLVNEDKQVGRYDLHFNAGNLSSGIYYYQLKAGNFVSTKKLILIK, encoded by the coding sequence ATGAAAAAACTTAACAGCACGTTGCTCATCTTTATTCTAATTTGTTTTCAAACAATTCTATCTCAAACACCTAATCCTGTTGGTCAATGGAAGTTTGATGAACCTACGAACCTTACCAAGTCCGAAATCGGAACTGATCTTGAGCTTGTCGGTTCACAGGAAAGCGTTGAAGGACCAGCCGCCGGAAATGGTGCGGCTAAAATTGGCATTGGAAGCTATTATAAAATGACACATGGAATTATAGCAAATGGTGGCGGAATTCGTGTTAACGAATATTCAATTCAAATAGATTTTAAAATCCCGGCAAATGGTACTTGGTATTCATTTTTTCAAACAAATCCGGCTAATTCTGATGATGGTGATTGCTTTATTAACACGACTGGAAATATTGGTGTTGCAGCAACGGGTTATTCAAATATGCAGGTAAAAAATGATGAGTGGTATCGTTTAATTGTTTCAGTAAAAAATGGTTTACAATATAAATATTATCTGGATGGACAATTAATTCAGAATGGAAATGTTCAGGTTATTGATGGCAGATTTTCACTTAACGATGTTCTATTAATCTTTGCAGATAATGATGGCGAAGACTCCGAAATATCTTGCGCTGAATTAAAAATATGGAATTATTCTTTATCAGAGCAAGAGATTAAAAATTTGGGTGGATTTGGACATCAAACAGGAATTAAGCAGTTAGTATTGCATCCATATCTGCAAACACCAACACCTAATTCAATTTATGTTTGCTGGCACGATACTGCATCTGCATTTACAAGAGTTGAATATGGAACCACAGAAGCATTGGGACAAACTACAACAGGAACAAGTGAAATTATAAGCGACCCATACCGCTGGCACACCGTTAAACTAACGGGTTTGCAACCAAATACCAGCTATTTTTATAAAGCCGTAAGTGGAACCGGCGAATCAAAAGTATACTCGTTCAAAACATTTCCGGACTCTGGCTTTACCGGAAAAATAAGAATTCTCCAATTCAGTGATACACATTCGAACGATACAACGATGGCTTCAAAAGTTATTAGAGCAGCAAAACAAAAAGTTGAGCAATTATATGGATCTGATTTTCAGAATCAAGTTAATCTGGTTCTGCATTCAGGAGATTTGGTTGTAAGCGGAAACGCGGTAAATCAATTTACTGACCAATACTTTGCTCCTTTTTCGCCAATCTCACCATATGTTCCAATTATGACAACAATCGGCAATCACGAAGGTGAAAGCCAATTCTATTATGATTATTTCCATTATGATGATTTTTCATTTTTACCAGCTCCAAACGCACAGAATGAAAAATTTTATTCATTCACAATTGGAAATACAGCTATTATTAGTTTGAATACTAATATTGTTAAATCAGCCGGGGTTCTTCAGAAAATTTTGGTAGAAGCAAAATTAAAGGAATTTGAGAATGATCCTAAAATAGATTTTGTTTTCTTTATTTTCCACCACATGCCATTTACTGAATTATGGGTTGAAGCATTAACTTTTGATGCTGGACCTAAATGGGTATTAAATGAATTATTTCCAATATTGAAAAAGTACTCTAAAGTACAACAGGTAACATACGGGCACACTCATGCATTTGAAAGAGGAACTATTGAATCAGATAAAGATAATGGAGATTTTAGGATTGTATGTGCTGGTGGCGGTGGCGGTGAAACTGATAATTGGGGTGAATTTATAAATCATGATTATCCTCAAATTCATGTAGCATTAGATCACTATCATTTTCAGTTAATGGAAATTGATGTGGCAAAAAAATCGTATGAATCTTCAATGTATAGCCTTGGTAATGCAAGTAAACCTCTTAACTCTAAACTTATGGATAGATGGTACAGAAAGTTAAATCAAACTGCACCGGGCAAACCTGTTGCAAATAATCCAATTAAGAGTACGAATAATCTTGTTTTCAATTCTTCGGCATATTCTGGCAGTGATTCTTTGATGAGTTCAAGAATTCAGATTAGTGACAATCCTAATTTTAATCCAACAGTAATTGATTCAATTTCCAACTGGGAAGACATTTATGGTGTAGATTCTAATTTTAATCCTATTGATAAAAATGCTGGAATTGATCTGACGAAACTTACACTAACCAAATCGCATTTTGCAGATAATAAACAATATTATTATAGAGTTAGATATCGCGATCATAACCTTCGGTGGAGTGCCTGGTCTGATAATGTTCCGTTTGACATTTCTACTGGAGTTGAAGATAATTCTGTTCCTACTGTTTATGCATTACAACAGAATTTTCCAAACCCATTTAATCCAACTACAACCATACATTATCAAATACCGGAAGCTGGTTTTGTATCATTAAAAATTTATGATATATTGGGCAAGGAACTGTTTGTACTTGTTAATGAAGATAAACAGGTAGGCAGGTACGATCTACATTTTAATGCTGGTAATTTATCAAGTGGAATCTATTACTACCAGTTAAAAGCCGGTAATTTTGTTTCAACAAAAAAACTTATTTTGATTAAATAA
- a CDS encoding T9SS type A sorting domain-containing protein, which produces MIRNNVKSLLIIPIFIFILISKLNGTTITADNPNFQFNGRINFAVPDKPVIYWPGTYIKANFEGTSIAVLLNDSTGQSFYNVFIDEDYEHPYLIDCKAGINSYAISTTLTDTVHSLLIFRRTEASTGSTKFLGIEIGDGKTLHEPPARHERKILFYGDSITCGMGNEAPDSYADDNLKYENNFLAYGAVASRLLNAEYMCIAKSGIGIMISWFNMVMSQYYYRLDPEKPDSNWDFSQFIPDVVVINLFQNDSWLTYKLNPVPDSTQITKAYADFVREIRNHHPNAFIVCTLGSMDATKTGSRWPGYIKNAVENLRVEDNDSNIGTYFFPFSSTWTKHPRIRHHKEMGQNLAAYITEKTGWLSDVENSYVAQAPTNFQLIQNYPNPFNPSTTIEYLIAKPGKVKIVIYNALGSEIQTIVNEYKSAGSYKEVFNAKNLSSGIYYYQLICENNIQTKPMVLLK; this is translated from the coding sequence ATGATCAGGAATAATGTAAAATCATTATTAATAATTCCAATATTTATTTTTATTCTAATATCCAAATTGAATGGAACTACAATAACTGCAGACAACCCAAATTTTCAGTTTAATGGAAGAATTAACTTTGCTGTACCGGATAAACCTGTGATTTATTGGCCTGGAACATATATTAAAGCTAATTTTGAAGGCACTTCAATCGCTGTTTTATTAAATGATTCCACCGGTCAATCCTTTTATAATGTTTTTATTGATGAAGATTATGAACATCCATATCTAATTGATTGCAAAGCAGGAATTAACAGCTATGCTATTTCAACAACGCTTACAGATACAGTTCATAGCCTTCTTATTTTTCGCCGTACTGAAGCATCTACCGGCTCTACAAAATTTTTAGGAATTGAAATTGGTGATGGGAAAACACTCCACGAACCACCGGCGAGACATGAACGAAAAATATTATTTTATGGAGATTCTATTACTTGCGGTATGGGAAATGAAGCACCGGATTCTTATGCCGATGATAACCTGAAATATGAAAACAATTTTTTGGCGTATGGTGCAGTAGCTTCGCGTTTATTGAATGCTGAATATATGTGTATTGCAAAAAGCGGCATTGGTATTATGATCAGTTGGTTTAATATGGTTATGTCTCAATATTATTATCGTTTGGATCCAGAAAAGCCAGACAGTAATTGGGATTTTAGTCAATTCATTCCGGATGTTGTTGTAATAAATCTTTTTCAGAATGATAGTTGGCTTACTTACAAATTGAATCCTGTTCCGGATTCAACTCAAATTACTAAAGCATATGCAGATTTTGTTCGGGAAATCAGAAACCATCATCCAAATGCTTTTATAGTTTGTACATTAGGTAGTATGGATGCTACAAAAACTGGTTCACGTTGGCCCGGGTATATTAAAAATGCTGTGGAAAATTTGCGGGTTGAAGATAATGATTCAAATATTGGTACATATTTTTTCCCATTTAGTTCAACCTGGACTAAGCATCCACGCATACGCCATCATAAGGAAATGGGACAAAACCTTGCAGCTTATATTACTGAAAAAACAGGATGGCTTAGTGATGTAGAAAATAGTTATGTTGCACAAGCACCTACTAATTTTCAACTTATACAAAATTATCCAAATCCTTTTAACCCATCTACAACAATTGAATATTTAATTGCTAAACCCGGTAAGGTAAAAATAGTTATTTATAATGCATTAGGATCTGAGATCCAAACGATTGTTAATGAGTACAAAAGCGCCGGGAGTTATAAAGAAGTTTTTAATGCTAAAAATTTATCTTCTGGAATTTATTATTATCAATTAATCTGTGAAAATAATATCCAGACAAAACCTATGGTATTGTTAAAATAA
- a CDS encoding response regulator transcription factor — protein sequence MSSENSTAQIDIWIIEDNLRYRKTLAGLIDRTPGMKCSHSFPSCEDALELLTQKNSPEIILLDIGLPGMSGIMGIEKFKAISPSAQILILTVYDDNDNVFDALCAGASGYLLKDSSPEKIIDSIKEVLAGGAPMNMKIAHKVLEMFARLKPKKNDYGLTEREKEILQYIISGITKQQIADKIFLSFHTVNTHVKNIYKKLHVNTQAGVISKVYKENLLFI from the coding sequence GTGAGTTCAGAAAATTCGACAGCGCAAATAGATATTTGGATAATTGAAGATAACCTGCGGTATAGAAAAACATTGGCAGGATTAATTGATCGGACACCAGGAATGAAATGTTCTCATTCCTTTCCTTCGTGTGAAGATGCACTTGAATTATTAACACAAAAGAATAGTCCTGAAATAATTTTACTTGATATTGGGCTTCCTGGTATGAGTGGAATTATGGGTATTGAAAAATTTAAAGCTATTTCACCATCGGCTCAAATTTTAATTCTTACTGTTTATGATGATAACGATAATGTTTTTGATGCATTATGCGCAGGAGCTTCCGGATATTTGCTAAAAGATTCATCTCCGGAAAAAATAATTGACTCTATAAAAGAAGTTTTGGCAGGCGGGGCTCCGATGAATATGAAGATTGCTCATAAAGTTTTGGAAATGTTTGCACGCTTGAAACCAAAGAAAAACGACTATGGACTAACTGAGCGGGAAAAAGAAATTCTGCAGTATATTATCTCCGGTATAACAAAACAACAAATAGCAGATAAAATATTTTTAAGTTTTCATACCGTTAACACACACGTTAAAAACATATATAAAAAACTTCACGTAAATACACAGGCTGGGGTAATTTCAAAAGTCTATAAAGAAAATTTATTGTTTATTTAA
- a CDS encoding triple tyrosine motif-containing protein, translating into MIKYIFNIIMIFIFCQVIVQAQFSYIKFEKFNINNGLSNNSINCITQSSDGYLWIATKDGLNRYDGQSFKIFKNNPSDPNSLPENYIMYLLESKDGVLWVGTWGRGLCKYDPVHESFIKINKPEEDLYIQCIFEDHLKNIWFGTTTNGLNKLNPKSRNITTYNKDSINGFSFPDNNIMELAEDDQNNLWVGTWGSGLIKFNPVNGQTVQYTHQQSNPNSLSNNRIWYISKTFDHSLLISTDSGLDLININSNTITHNPNIPSSNRNLLSTAIRQTLVDHKNRTWIGSYNYSGLFLLENDTLGKLHFTHFYNEDDNTPSLVCNRIRWLYEDHQKNIWIGTEDGLNKLLMTKSFNQYRYMPLKKPGLGGRVVSGIIEGRNKKLWISYGGGGFDCIDPKTNNIRHFGFDHTNTNSLSADDVVAIYEDKNGIIWIGTSNNGLNRYDPVTNRFKHYINIPGNSLSLRSNWIQQILETSNGLFLIGSNEALQIFDTKKEIFLPFDPEIKNSADRFPKAISVNALFEDREKNIWIGTWLDGLYRYDPNIKRLFHYLPQTNNDNSISGNKVSCVFQDKQGIIWIGTFSGGLNKFEKSTGKFKHYTTLNGLPNDVVFGIMEDNHNDLWISTMKGLAKFNQTSGSFRIYDENDGLINNQFNWHSYFKNREGTMFFGGIDGFISFVPDSIKIDPVGPPVVLASFKVFDVETPLPNSLLTTNEIVLKYNQNFFSIDFNALDLMPVYKHKFAYKLEGIDPDWVNAGTRTTAYYTDIRQGQYRFFVMATNADGIWGKPKILKIIILPAWWNTWWFKILVLIILLVIGVIGYRYRINQLLKIERIRFNIASDLHDEIGSNLSSISVDSQTLMQSNLLNKTEHELSSDISKTAKETVEAMRDIIWFINPRNDVSEDIIFKMKETAAKILSNLEWSFNASTGINLEAFNLEIRRNIFLMYKEALTNVIRHANATKCSVELSGDSKNFQLLINDNGKGFNIDTVKGNNGLKNMKRRAEKMNAKLFILSEEEKGTSIKLQIHS; encoded by the coding sequence ATGATCAAATACATTTTTAATATAATCATGATTTTTATATTCTGTCAGGTTATAGTTCAAGCGCAATTCAGTTATATCAAATTTGAAAAATTCAATATTAACAATGGGCTCTCTAACAACTCCATCAATTGTATTACGCAATCATCAGATGGTTATTTGTGGATTGCCACCAAAGACGGCTTGAACCGGTATGATGGTCAATCATTTAAAATATTTAAAAACAATCCTTCGGATCCAAACTCACTTCCTGAAAATTATATTATGTATTTACTGGAAAGTAAGGATGGAGTTTTGTGGGTTGGAACCTGGGGTAGAGGTTTGTGCAAATACGATCCAGTTCATGAATCCTTCATTAAAATAAACAAACCCGAAGAAGATCTTTACATTCAATGTATTTTTGAAGACCACTTGAAAAATATTTGGTTTGGAACAACAACTAATGGATTGAATAAATTAAATCCAAAATCCCGGAACATTACAACATATAATAAAGATTCTATAAACGGATTTTCCTTTCCAGACAACAACATTATGGAATTAGCGGAGGATGATCAAAACAATCTTTGGGTTGGAACGTGGGGCAGCGGACTTATAAAATTTAATCCTGTTAATGGACAAACAGTTCAATATACTCACCAACAAAGCAATCCAAATTCTTTGTCAAATAACAGAATCTGGTACATTTCTAAAACTTTTGATCATTCATTACTAATTAGTACAGATAGCGGTCTGGATTTAATTAATATTAATTCCAATACAATTACTCACAATCCGAATATTCCATCCTCCAATAGAAATCTTTTATCAACTGCTATCAGACAAACTTTGGTTGATCATAAAAATAGAACATGGATTGGGAGTTATAACTATAGCGGACTTTTCTTATTAGAAAATGATACGTTAGGCAAATTACATTTCACTCATTTTTATAATGAAGATGATAATACTCCTTCATTGGTGTGTAATAGAATCCGCTGGTTATATGAAGATCATCAAAAGAACATTTGGATTGGAACTGAAGATGGATTAAATAAATTACTGATGACAAAATCTTTCAATCAATACAGATATATGCCTCTAAAAAAACCGGGACTCGGCGGAAGAGTTGTTAGTGGTATAATTGAAGGAAGAAATAAAAAATTGTGGATAAGCTATGGCGGCGGTGGCTTTGATTGTATAGATCCTAAGACAAACAATATTCGTCATTTTGGATTTGATCATACCAACACCAACAGCCTAAGCGCTGATGATGTTGTTGCTATTTATGAAGATAAAAATGGAATAATTTGGATCGGTACAAGCAATAATGGTCTAAATCGTTATGACCCGGTTACAAACAGATTTAAACACTACATAAACATTCCTGGAAATTCTTTATCACTAAGATCAAATTGGATTCAGCAAATATTAGAAACAAGCAATGGGTTATTCTTAATAGGTTCTAACGAAGCATTACAGATTTTTGATACCAAGAAAGAAATATTTCTTCCATTTGATCCTGAAATAAAAAATAGTGCAGATCGATTTCCCAAAGCAATATCTGTTAATGCACTTTTTGAGGATAGGGAAAAGAACATTTGGATTGGAACGTGGCTGGATGGTCTTTACAGGTATGATCCAAATATTAAAAGATTATTTCATTATTTACCGCAAACAAATAATGATAATTCTATTAGCGGAAATAAAGTATCCTGTGTTTTCCAGGATAAACAAGGAATTATTTGGATAGGAACATTTAGTGGTGGACTAAATAAATTTGAAAAATCCACAGGAAAATTTAAACATTATACAACATTAAACGGGCTTCCGAACGATGTGGTTTTTGGAATAATGGAAGATAACCATAATGATCTTTGGATTAGCACGATGAAAGGTTTGGCAAAGTTTAATCAAACTAGCGGATCTTTTAGAATTTATGATGAAAATGATGGATTAATTAATAATCAATTCAACTGGCATTCTTACTTTAAGAATAGAGAAGGAACAATGTTCTTTGGTGGAATAGATGGTTTTATATCATTTGTCCCTGATTCAATTAAAATTGATCCGGTAGGTCCGCCGGTAGTTCTGGCTTCATTTAAAGTTTTTGATGTTGAAACACCATTACCAAATTCTCTTTTAACTACAAATGAAATTGTATTAAAGTATAATCAAAATTTCTTCTCAATTGATTTTAATGCACTCGATCTGATGCCGGTTTACAAACATAAATTTGCTTACAAGCTTGAGGGGATTGACCCTGATTGGGTAAATGCAGGAACAAGAACAACAGCTTATTACACAGATATACGGCAGGGACAATACCGCTTTTTTGTAATGGCAACCAATGCAGATGGAATTTGGGGGAAACCAAAAATATTAAAAATTATAATCTTACCAGCCTGGTGGAATACCTGGTGGTTCAAGATATTAGTTCTCATTATTTTGCTGGTTATCGGCGTCATCGGATATCGTTATAGAATCAATCAGCTTTTAAAAATAGAAAGAATAAGATTTAATATTGCAAGCGATCTTCATGATGAAATCGGAAGTAATTTAAGCAGTATAAGTGTGGATAGCCAAACGCTTATGCAAAGTAATTTATTAAACAAGACAGAACATGAGCTTTCCTCTGATATAAGTAAAACTGCTAAAGAAACAGTTGAGGCAATGAGAGATATTATTTGGTTCATCAATCCAAGGAACGATGTAAGTGAAGATATTATTTTCAAGATGAAAGAAACTGCAGCAAAAATCTTATCAAACCTGGAATGGTCTTTTAATGCTTCAACCGGAATTAACCTTGAAGCTTTTAATCTTGAAATTAGAAGGAACATTTTTCTGATGTATAAAGAGGCTCTTACAAATGTAATAAGACATGCCAATGCAACAAAATGCTCTGTTGAATTGTCAGGAGATTCAAAGAATTTTCAGTTGTTAATAAATGATAATGGAAAAGGATTTAATATTGATACTGTTAAAGGAAACAATGGACTAAAAAACATGAAAAGACGCGCTGAAAAAATGAATGCTAAACTTTTTATTTTATCCGAAGAAGAAAAGGGTACTTCCATCAAATTGCAAATCCATTCATAG